In the genome of Drosophila subpulchrella strain 33 F10 #4 breed RU33 chromosome 2L, RU_Dsub_v1.1 Primary Assembly, whole genome shotgun sequence, one region contains:
- the LOC119545995 gene encoding uncharacterized protein LOC119545995, whose protein sequence is MLFLRTIFFLALLAFARTNPAERKKVAICEFFQHVHTFQDDQLEDSVILMKRLLEEMVTALLPYPEYADYKERMQAYLDRGKTIVKSSSLQEKMAYFEGFNEGGEMPMLTGSPAKKQELTRPLNNFQSNMIFNVLTEFHKKLIKAAGDMERVVRLSDNSLEGDLFKLLEQYRSEGLGSLTQNIASRILALKHQYQCA, encoded by the exons ATGCTATTTCTCCGGACCATTTTTTTCCTGGCATTGCTG GCATTTGCCAGGACTAATCCCGCAGAAAGAAAAAAGGTAGCAATTTGTGAGTTTTTCCAACACGTTCACACGTTCCAAGATGATCAGTTGGAAGATTCGGTGATTCTGATGAAGAGACTTCTGGAGGAAATGGTCACAGCTCTCTTGCCCTATCCTGAGTACGCAGATTACAAGGAAAGAATGCAGGCCTACCTTGATCGTGGAAAGACTATCGTCAAGTCAAGTTCATTGCAAGAAAAGATGGCATATTTTGAAGGATTTAATGAGGGTGGTGAGATGCCAATGTTAACGGGGTCTCCCGCCAAGAAACAAGAGCTTACAAGGCCCTTAAATAATTTCCAATCGAACATGATTTTCAATGTGCTAACAGAGTTTCACAAAAAACTAATCAAAGCTGCTGGCGATATGGAGCGAGTTGTACGCCTTTCAGATAACTCTTTAGAGGGGGATCTATTTAAACTGCTCGAGCAATATCGGTCGGAGGGCTTGGGAAGCTTGACTCAAAACATTGCCTCTCGTATCCTGGCATTAAAACATCAATATCAATGTGCTTAG
- the LOC119545993 gene encoding uncharacterized protein LOC119545993 — MILRTRLWLGVLLVALLLSPTVSAEDEDYGGEMVGSSLGGSDDIYDPAQLDAEVEKEMEQHRNSLEEDQTESPQTMEQEMSTIRPMEGRINTMAPYSEENTASEMMEDAPTQNRVSKVDKPAKDYYYEDGPEEEVVASTTTRAATTMIPEYVRQAKAERFPQRDQEHSTSDYGEEEATKSVDEQAPADQFYRVEHQEPIPQAQVQQLPSQDKPNPFKYSTEDEYYDEPAEVKSNPTTTTTTSTTTEAPLPILRARFGGFPWATTQAPNPQPTTSTTTSSTTTTTTTTSTTTTPSPRKQPKHIQVSGVTKPELLPADQLRNYIKDVYIRMPLAVIVDPSSASLEQAKRLYIDALQDKNIDIKIVLVTLNGDGAPSAFSFNNTREFIAGLNSTKEHEGGNSFVGVLHAAELVPYDSAVFISTAAIPPHTELVQDAAITLLKKRIRLFLLWYGERSGSENETEDAVGGILGEVAIRSGGEIIHIVSTEHGQHIAGNTLTLVADAYQGVQELDLPVDTTLSSLHVRIDANMRRATMETPNGEINLKKLAKLNGGNVSETSNPQELDAYVPLNKLRRATTFKLKLQAELDEKYNVFVRAERKADVFLGDIIKRIDSYYKSGQTKPKSAKIQFPDREKDTEKLEEDVDSPKNEIETFSEKEIQRSTSLNQTLLTSSTGQPRSTLNAMLLQRCGTKIELGTESKLLVMAGQTASLLFEVTNMKTETVYSTIQVTDERRFLVQLSPTRLNLRAQETATVRLTVLVPTGTAQGTTDRITFTNYGRETSTLAVNLKVVTSIDAQDSTGPTLSWEFGSRCDYLTPESLNCGERFWTLDVTAQDWQSGMLRLQATPPEGLFYRNYYTAGSTEPLKATYMASCCEPKVSLVAIDAAGNQRSLTIDVRDVYLNEAAIAAICLGVILLLLLIAALIWSIVWCCRRRKTTLELPTYRSHSTRSME, encoded by the exons ATGATTTTAAGAACGCGGCTTTGGCTGGGAGTGCTCCTGGTGGCGCTACTCCTGAGTCCCACAGTTTCTGCCGAGGACGAGGATTATGGCGGTGAAATGGTGGGTTCCAGCCTGGGAGGCAGCGATGATATCTACGACCCAGCTCAACTGGATGCCGAGGTGGAAAAGGAGATGGAACAGCATCGCAATAGCCTGGAGGAGGATCAAACCGAAAGCCCCCAGACCATGGAGCAGGAAATGAGCACCATCCGGCCCATGGAGGGCAGGATAAACACAATGGCTCCGTATTCCGAGGAGAACACAGCCTCCGAAATGATGGAGGATGCTCCAACCCAAAACCGGGTGTCAAAGGTGGACAAACCTGCTAAAGATTACTATTACGAGGACGGGCCcgaggaggaggtggtggcCAGTACCACAACCAGAGCGGCCACCACCATGATCCCAGAGTATGTGCGCCAGGCCAAGGCGGAAAGATTCCCGCAACGTGACCAGGAGCACAGTACATCCGACTATGGAGAGGAAGAGGCCACCAAGTCGGTGGATGAGCAAGCACCCGCTGATCAGTTCTACCGAGTAGAGCATCAGGAACCCATTCCCCAGGCTCAAGTTCAACAGTTGCCCAGTCAGGACAAACCCAATCCGTTTAAGTACTCCACCGAAGATGAATACTACGATGAACCGGCGGAGGTGAAATCAAATCCCACGACTACCACGACAACCTCAACCACCACTGAGGCTCCTTTGCCCATTCTGAGGGCTCGTTTCGGTGGCTTCCCCTGGGCCACCACCCAGGCACCCAATCCTCAACCCACAACCTCAACTACCACCTCTTCgaccacaacaacaaccaccacCACGTCAACCACAACAACACCCAGTCCCAGAAAACAGCCGAAACACATCCAAGTGTCCGGTGTCACAAAGCCGGAATTACTTCCCGCGGATCAGCTGCGCAACTACATCAAGGATGTCTACATCCGCATGCCCCTGGCCGTGATTGTGGATCCCTCATCCGCATCTTTGGAGCAGGCGAAGCGACTTTACATAGATGCTTTGCAGGACAAGAACATCGACATCAAGATTGTCTTGGTAACACTTAATGGAGACG GTGCCCCATCTGCCTTCAGCTTCAACAATACCCGCGAGTTCATCGCAGGCTTGAACAGCACCAAGGAACACGAAGGAGGTAACTCATTTGTGGGCGTTCTCCATGCCGCCGAGCTGGTTCCCTACGACAGTGCCGTTTTCATCTCTACAGCAGCGATTCCACCGCACACGGAACTGGTCCAAGATGCAGCCATCACCCTGCTCAAGAAGAGGATCAGG CTTTTCCTTCTTTGGTACGGTGAGCGATCGGGCAGCGAGAACGAAACGGAGGACGCAGTGGGCGGCATCCTGGGCGAGGTGGCCATCCGATCTGGTGGCGAGATCATCCACATAGTGAGCACCGAGCATGGACAGCACATAGCTGGCAATACG CTCACCCTGGTGGCGGACGCGTATCAGGGCGTCCAAGAGTTGGATCTGCCGGTGGACACTACGTTGTCCAGTCTCCATGTCCGTATCGATGCGAATATGAGACGGGCCACGATGGAGACGCCGAATGGTG AGATAAATTTGAAGAAACTCGCCAAACTCAACGGAGGTAATGTATCCGAGACGTCGAATCCTCAAGAACTGGATGCCTACGTACCCCTGAATAAGCTGCGACGCGCCACAACTTTCAAATTGAAATTACAAGCCGAGTTGGACGAGAAATACAATGTTTTCGTTCGCGCCGAAAGAAAAGCGGATGTGTTTTTGG GCGACATCATCAAACGAATCGATAGCTACTACAAAAGCGGTCAAACAAAGCCCAAATCGGCCAAAATCCAGTTTCCCGACAGGGAAAAGGACACCGAGAAGCTGGAGGAGGATGTGGACTCGCCGAAAAACGAAATCGAAACCTTTTCAGAGAAGGAAATCCAAAGATCTACGAGTCTGAACCAAACCCTGTTGACCTCCTCCACGGGACAGCCGAGGAGCACCCTAAATGCAATGCTCCTTCAGCGATGTGGCACCAAAATTGAGTTGGGCACAGAATCCAAACTTTTGGTGATGGCTGGTCAGACAGCCTCGCTGCTTTTCGAGGTCACCAACATGAAAACGGAGACAGTGTACTCCACCATTCAAGTCACCGACGAGCGGCGCTTCCTAGTCCAGCTGAGTCCCACCAG ATTGAACCTGCGCGCCCAGGAGACGGCCACAGTGCGTCTGACTGTTTTGGTGCCGACTGGCACAGCTCAGGGCACCACGGACCGCATCACCTTCACCAACTATGGACGTGAAACCTCCACTTTGGCAGTCAATCTTAAAGTGGTGACCAGTATAGATGCTCAG GACTCAACTGGCCCTACTTTATCGTGGGAGTTTGGCAGCCGTTGCGATTATCTCACGCCCGAATCCCTGAATTGCGGCGAGCGTTTTTGGACGCTGGATGTCACAGCTCAGGACTGGCAGTCGGGCATGTTGCGTTTGCAGGCTACGCCGCCGGAGGGACTATTCTACAGAAACTATTACACGGCTGGGAGCACAGAGCCCCTGAAGGCCACTTACATGGCTTCTTGCTGCGAGCCAAAGGTATCACTTGTCGCTATCGATGCGGCAGGCAATCAGAGGAGCCTGACCATCGATGT